In Elaeis guineensis isolate ETL-2024a chromosome 1, EG11, whole genome shotgun sequence, a genomic segment contains:
- the LOC105040132 gene encoding phytochrome A isoform X3, with protein MSSSRPAQSSTSSGRSRHSARIIAQTTVDAKLDAEFEEHGYSFDYSQSVRAHQASAPELQRSEKVTAYLQHIQKGKLIQPFGCLLALDEKTFKVIAYSENAPEILTMVSHAVPSVGDHPTLGVGTDVRTLFTTPSTAALQKALGFAEVSLLNPILVHCKTSGKPFYAIVHRVTACLIVDFEPVKPTEVPMTAAGALQSYKLAAKAISKLQSLPGGSMEKLCNTVVEEVFELTGYDRVMAYKFHEDDHGEVFAEITKPGLEPYLGLHYPATDIPQAARFLFMKSKVRMICDCRAKPVKVHQDEKLPFDITFCGSTLRAPHSCHLLYMENMNSIASLVMAVVVNEGEVDDDAEPGQQQQKRKRLWGLVVCHHESPRFVPFPLRYACEFLMQVFAIHVNKELELENQVREKNILRTQTLLCDMLLREAAPLSIVSQTPNIMDLVSCDGAALLYQNRIWRLGVTPTESQIRDIAYWLSEHHMDSTGLSTDSLHDAGYPGAQALGDIVCGMAAARITSKDILFWFRSHTAAEIRWGGARHDPSDEDDGRRMHPRSSFKAFLEVVKMRSLPWNDYEMDAIHSLQLILRGTLNDTKSGSGNATLDSQLNDLKLEGMVELQAVTNEMVRLIETATVPILAVDVNGLINGWNLKIAQLTGLSVDQAIGRDLLTLVEDCSTDAVKKMLYLALQGKEEQNVQFQMKTHGPRSEDGPVILVVNACASRDINDQVVGVCFVAQDMTGHKMVMDKFTRIEGDYKAIVQNPSPLIPPIFGADEFGWCSEWNAAMIKLSGWQRDEVIDKMLLGEVFGSHMACCRLKNQNAFVNLSVVINNAMTGQETEKTPFSFINRDGKHVECLLSVSKKVDTEDMVTGVFCFLHVASHELQQLLQMQQLSEQTAMKRLKALAYIRHEIRNPLSGIMYSRKTLEGTDLDEEQRQLLSTGAKCHNQLNRILDDLDLENIMDRIIHTGGGVPEELLSQMFGKDDDPSEEGLSLLVCRKLLRLMNGDVRYLREATKSAFIISVELASAPKPKGKSASTT; from the exons ATGTCTTCGTCCAGGCCTGCACAGTCTTCCACCAGTTCTGGCAGAAGTAGACATAGTGCGAGGATAATAGCCCAGACCACTGTGGATGCGAAGCTTGACGCAGAGTTCGAAGAACATGGTTATTCTTTTGATTACTCACAGTCGGTTCGTGCGCACCAAGCATCAGCTCCCGAACTTCAGAGATCCGAGAAAGTTACGGCTTACCTGCAGCATATCCAGAAAGGAAAGCTGATTCAACCATTCGGATGCTTGTTAGCTCTTGATGAGAAGACCTTTAAGGTCATTGCCTACAGCGAGAATGCTCCGGAGATTCTCACCATGGTTAGCCATGCAGTGCCGAGTGTCGGCGACCACCCGACCCTCGGCGTCGGCACCGATGTGAGGACCCTCTTCACGACCCCCAGCACTGCGGCACTGCAGAAGGCGCTAGGCTTTGCTGAGGTTTCTCTGCTGAATCCGATTCTAGTCCACTGCAAAACCTCTGGTAAGCCCTTCTATGCTATCGTGCACAGGGTCACCGCTTGTTTGATCGTAGATTTCGAACCGGTGAAGCCTACCGAAGTGCCTATGACTGCTGCTGGGGCTCTCCAATCATACAAGCTGGCTGCCAAGGCTATATCGAAACTTCAATCGCTGCCTGGCGGGAGCATGGAGAAGCTATGCAACACTGTTGTAGAAGAGGTCTTTGAGCTTACAGGGTATGACAGGGTCATGGCTTACAAGTTCCATGAGGACGATCATGGTGAAGTCTTCGCAGAGATCACAAAGCCAGGCCTCGAACCTTATCTGGGGTTGCATTATCCAGCTACGGACATTCCTCAAGCTGCCAGATTTCTTTTTATGAAGAGCAAGGTACGAATGATATGCGACTGCCGGGCAAAGCCAGTGAAGGTGCACCAAGATGAGAAGCTCCCCTTTGATATTACCTTCTGCGGTTCCACCCTTAGAGCTCCGCACAGTTGCCACTTGCTGTATATGGAGAACATGAATTCCATCGCTTCACTGGTTATGGCTGTGGTGGTGAATGAAGGCGAAGTGGATGATGATGCGGAGCCGGGACAGCAGCAGCAGAAGAGGAAGAGGCTTTGGGGGCTTGTGGTCTGCCATCATGAGAGCCCGAGGTTTGTCCCTTTCCCCTTAAGATATGCCTGTGAGTTTCTGATGCAAGTGTTTGCCATCCATGTCAACAAGGAGCTTGAGTTAGAGAATCAGGTGCGTGAGAAGAACATCTTGCGAACCCAGACACTGTTGTGTGATATGCTGCTTCGAGAAGCTGCTCCTCTGAGCATTGTATCTCAGACTCCCAATATCATGGACCTAGTTAGTTGCGATGGTGCTGCCCTTCTGTACCAGAATAGGATTTGGCGACTTGGAGTGACTCCAACTGAATCCCAGATACGTGACATCGCCTACTGGCTCTCAGAGCATCACATGGATTCTACTGGCTTAAGTACCGATAGCCTACATGATGCTGGATACCCGGGTGCTCAAGCTCTTGGTGACATAGTTTGTGGAATGGCTGCTGCTAGGATAACTTCCAAGGACATCCTTTTCTGGTTCAGGTCACATACTGCTGCTGAAATTAGATGGGGAGGTGCAAGGCATGACCCTTCTGATGAGGATGATGGCAGGCGAATGCACCCAAGGTCCTCCTTCAAAGCTTTCCTTGAAGTCGTCAAGATGAGAAGTTTGCCATGGAATGACTATGAGATGGATGCAATTCACTCACTGCAGCTAATACTTAGAGGAACTTTAAATGATACTAAAAGTGGGAGTGGAAATGCCACACTGGACTCCCAGCTCAATGACCTTAAACTTGAAGGGATGGTGGAGCTGCAAGCAGTCACAAATGAAATGGTCCGTCTGATTGAGACAGCTACTGTGCCAATCTTAGCGGTGGATGTCAACGGGCTCATAAATGGGTGGAATCTCAAAATTGCTCAATTGACTGGTCTATCAGTCGACCAAGCCATAGGCAGAGATTTGCTTACCCTTGTCGAAGACTGCTCTACTGATGCTGTCAAGAAGATGCTTTACTTGGCATTGCAGG GAAAAGAAGAGCAAAATGTGCAATTTCAAATGAAGACTCATGGCCCTCGTAGTGAGGATGGTCCTGTCATCTTAGTCGTGAATGCTTGTGCCAGCCGTGACATCAATGATCAGGTTGTTGGGGTGTGTTTTGTGGCACAAGATATGACTGGCCACAAAATGGTGATGGACAAGTTTACCCGGATTGAAGGAGATTACAAAGCCATAGTCCAGAACCCCAGCCCACTGATCCCTCCTATATTTGGTGCAGATGAATTTGGCTGGTGTTCTGAGTGGAATGCAGCCATGATCAAGTTGTCTGGATGGCAGAGAGATGAAGTGATAGATAAGATGCTCTTGGGCGAAGTCTTTGGAAGTCACATGGCCTGCTGTCGTCTGAAGAACCAAAATGCATTTGTAAATCTCAGCGTTGTAATCAATAATGCAATGACAGGTCAGGAAACTGAGAAGACTCCGTTTAGTTTTATCAACCGTGACGGTAAGCATGTGGAGTGCCTATTATCAGTGAGCAAGAAGGTGGACACAGAGGATATGGTCACTGGAGTCTTCTGCTTCCTTCATGTTGCCAGTCATGAGCTGCAACAGTTGCTCCAAATGCAGCAACTGTCAGAGCAAACAGCAATGAAGCGATTGAAGGCGTTGGCATATATAAGGCATGAGATTAGAAATCCTCTTTCAGGTATTATGTATTCTAGGAAAACACTTGAAGGCACCGATTTGGATGAAGAACAGAGACAACTTCTTAGTACTGGGGCAAAGTGTCACAATCAGCTTAATAGGATTCTTGATGACTTGGACCTAGAGAACATCATGGACAG
- the LOC105040132 gene encoding phytochrome A isoform X1 codes for MSSSRPAQSSTSSGRSRHSARIIAQTTVDAKLDAEFEEHGYSFDYSQSVRAHQASAPELQRSEKVTAYLQHIQKGKLIQPFGCLLALDEKTFKVIAYSENAPEILTMVSHAVPSVGDHPTLGVGTDVRTLFTTPSTAALQKALGFAEVSLLNPILVHCKTSGKPFYAIVHRVTACLIVDFEPVKPTEVPMTAAGALQSYKLAAKAISKLQSLPGGSMEKLCNTVVEEVFELTGYDRVMAYKFHEDDHGEVFAEITKPGLEPYLGLHYPATDIPQAARFLFMKSKVRMICDCRAKPVKVHQDEKLPFDITFCGSTLRAPHSCHLLYMENMNSIASLVMAVVVNEGEVDDDAEPGQQQQKRKRLWGLVVCHHESPRFVPFPLRYACEFLMQVFAIHVNKELELENQVREKNILRTQTLLCDMLLREAAPLSIVSQTPNIMDLVSCDGAALLYQNRIWRLGVTPTESQIRDIAYWLSEHHMDSTGLSTDSLHDAGYPGAQALGDIVCGMAAARITSKDILFWFRSHTAAEIRWGGARHDPSDEDDGRRMHPRSSFKAFLEVVKMRSLPWNDYEMDAIHSLQLILRGTLNDTKSGSGNATLDSQLNDLKLEGMVELQAVTNEMVRLIETATVPILAVDVNGLINGWNLKIAQLTGLSVDQAIGRDLLTLVEDCSTDAVKKMLYLALQGKEEQNVQFQMKTHGPRSEDGPVILVVNACASRDINDQVVGVCFVAQDMTGHKMVMDKFTRIEGDYKAIVQNPSPLIPPIFGADEFGWCSEWNAAMIKLSGWQRDEVIDKMLLGEVFGSHMACCRLKNQNAFVNLSVVINNAMTGQETEKTPFSFINRDGKHVECLLSVSKKVDTEDMVTGVFCFLHVASHELQQLLQMQQLSEQTAMKRLKALAYIRHEIRNPLSGIMYSRKTLEGTDLDEEQRQLLSTGAKCHNQLNRILDDLDLENIMDSCLDLEMAEFALHDMVVSAVSQVMIPSQGKGIRIIYDLSEGFMTEGVYGDNLRLQQILADFLLVSVKFSPSGGHVEITASLIKDRLGESLHLIHLELRIIHTGGGVPEELLSQMFGKDDDPSEEGLSLLVCRKLLRLMNGDVRYLREATKSAFIISVELASAPKPKGKSASTT; via the exons ATGTCTTCGTCCAGGCCTGCACAGTCTTCCACCAGTTCTGGCAGAAGTAGACATAGTGCGAGGATAATAGCCCAGACCACTGTGGATGCGAAGCTTGACGCAGAGTTCGAAGAACATGGTTATTCTTTTGATTACTCACAGTCGGTTCGTGCGCACCAAGCATCAGCTCCCGAACTTCAGAGATCCGAGAAAGTTACGGCTTACCTGCAGCATATCCAGAAAGGAAAGCTGATTCAACCATTCGGATGCTTGTTAGCTCTTGATGAGAAGACCTTTAAGGTCATTGCCTACAGCGAGAATGCTCCGGAGATTCTCACCATGGTTAGCCATGCAGTGCCGAGTGTCGGCGACCACCCGACCCTCGGCGTCGGCACCGATGTGAGGACCCTCTTCACGACCCCCAGCACTGCGGCACTGCAGAAGGCGCTAGGCTTTGCTGAGGTTTCTCTGCTGAATCCGATTCTAGTCCACTGCAAAACCTCTGGTAAGCCCTTCTATGCTATCGTGCACAGGGTCACCGCTTGTTTGATCGTAGATTTCGAACCGGTGAAGCCTACCGAAGTGCCTATGACTGCTGCTGGGGCTCTCCAATCATACAAGCTGGCTGCCAAGGCTATATCGAAACTTCAATCGCTGCCTGGCGGGAGCATGGAGAAGCTATGCAACACTGTTGTAGAAGAGGTCTTTGAGCTTACAGGGTATGACAGGGTCATGGCTTACAAGTTCCATGAGGACGATCATGGTGAAGTCTTCGCAGAGATCACAAAGCCAGGCCTCGAACCTTATCTGGGGTTGCATTATCCAGCTACGGACATTCCTCAAGCTGCCAGATTTCTTTTTATGAAGAGCAAGGTACGAATGATATGCGACTGCCGGGCAAAGCCAGTGAAGGTGCACCAAGATGAGAAGCTCCCCTTTGATATTACCTTCTGCGGTTCCACCCTTAGAGCTCCGCACAGTTGCCACTTGCTGTATATGGAGAACATGAATTCCATCGCTTCACTGGTTATGGCTGTGGTGGTGAATGAAGGCGAAGTGGATGATGATGCGGAGCCGGGACAGCAGCAGCAGAAGAGGAAGAGGCTTTGGGGGCTTGTGGTCTGCCATCATGAGAGCCCGAGGTTTGTCCCTTTCCCCTTAAGATATGCCTGTGAGTTTCTGATGCAAGTGTTTGCCATCCATGTCAACAAGGAGCTTGAGTTAGAGAATCAGGTGCGTGAGAAGAACATCTTGCGAACCCAGACACTGTTGTGTGATATGCTGCTTCGAGAAGCTGCTCCTCTGAGCATTGTATCTCAGACTCCCAATATCATGGACCTAGTTAGTTGCGATGGTGCTGCCCTTCTGTACCAGAATAGGATTTGGCGACTTGGAGTGACTCCAACTGAATCCCAGATACGTGACATCGCCTACTGGCTCTCAGAGCATCACATGGATTCTACTGGCTTAAGTACCGATAGCCTACATGATGCTGGATACCCGGGTGCTCAAGCTCTTGGTGACATAGTTTGTGGAATGGCTGCTGCTAGGATAACTTCCAAGGACATCCTTTTCTGGTTCAGGTCACATACTGCTGCTGAAATTAGATGGGGAGGTGCAAGGCATGACCCTTCTGATGAGGATGATGGCAGGCGAATGCACCCAAGGTCCTCCTTCAAAGCTTTCCTTGAAGTCGTCAAGATGAGAAGTTTGCCATGGAATGACTATGAGATGGATGCAATTCACTCACTGCAGCTAATACTTAGAGGAACTTTAAATGATACTAAAAGTGGGAGTGGAAATGCCACACTGGACTCCCAGCTCAATGACCTTAAACTTGAAGGGATGGTGGAGCTGCAAGCAGTCACAAATGAAATGGTCCGTCTGATTGAGACAGCTACTGTGCCAATCTTAGCGGTGGATGTCAACGGGCTCATAAATGGGTGGAATCTCAAAATTGCTCAATTGACTGGTCTATCAGTCGACCAAGCCATAGGCAGAGATTTGCTTACCCTTGTCGAAGACTGCTCTACTGATGCTGTCAAGAAGATGCTTTACTTGGCATTGCAGG GAAAAGAAGAGCAAAATGTGCAATTTCAAATGAAGACTCATGGCCCTCGTAGTGAGGATGGTCCTGTCATCTTAGTCGTGAATGCTTGTGCCAGCCGTGACATCAATGATCAGGTTGTTGGGGTGTGTTTTGTGGCACAAGATATGACTGGCCACAAAATGGTGATGGACAAGTTTACCCGGATTGAAGGAGATTACAAAGCCATAGTCCAGAACCCCAGCCCACTGATCCCTCCTATATTTGGTGCAGATGAATTTGGCTGGTGTTCTGAGTGGAATGCAGCCATGATCAAGTTGTCTGGATGGCAGAGAGATGAAGTGATAGATAAGATGCTCTTGGGCGAAGTCTTTGGAAGTCACATGGCCTGCTGTCGTCTGAAGAACCAAAATGCATTTGTAAATCTCAGCGTTGTAATCAATAATGCAATGACAGGTCAGGAAACTGAGAAGACTCCGTTTAGTTTTATCAACCGTGACGGTAAGCATGTGGAGTGCCTATTATCAGTGAGCAAGAAGGTGGACACAGAGGATATGGTCACTGGAGTCTTCTGCTTCCTTCATGTTGCCAGTCATGAGCTGCAACAGTTGCTCCAAATGCAGCAACTGTCAGAGCAAACAGCAATGAAGCGATTGAAGGCGTTGGCATATATAAGGCATGAGATTAGAAATCCTCTTTCAGGTATTATGTATTCTAGGAAAACACTTGAAGGCACCGATTTGGATGAAGAACAGAGACAACTTCTTAGTACTGGGGCAAAGTGTCACAATCAGCTTAATAGGATTCTTGATGACTTGGACCTAGAGAACATCATGGACAG TTGCCTGGATTTGGAAATGGCTGAGTTTGCACTGCATGATATGGTGGTTAGTGCTGTAAGTCAAGTCATGATTCCCAGCCAGGGGAAGGGAATTAGAATAATCTATGATTTATCCGAAGGATTCATGACGGAAGGAGTTTATGGTGACAATCTTAGGCTTCAGCAAATTCTTGCTGACTTCTTGCTTGTATCTGTGAAGTTCTCTCCTAGTGGAGGCCATGTTGAAATTACTGCTAGTCTGATAAAAGATCGGTTGGGAGAAAGTCTCCATCTCATACATCTTGAGCTAAG
- the LOC105040132 gene encoding phytochrome A isoform X2 has product MSSSRPAQSSTSSGRSRHSARIIAQTTVDAKLDAEFEEHGYSFDYSQSVRAHQASAPELQRSEKVTAYLQHIQKGKLIQPFGCLLALDEKTFKVIAYSENAPEILTMVSHAVPSVGDHPTLGVGTDVRTLFTTPSTAALQKALGFAEVSLLNPILVHCKTSGKPFYAIVHRVTACLIVDFEPVKPTEVPMTAAGALQSYKLAAKAISKLQSLPGGSMEKLCNTVVEEVFELTGYDRVMAYKFHEDDHGEVFAEITKPGLEPYLGLHYPATDIPQAARFLFMKSKVRMICDCRAKPVKVHQDEKLPFDITFCGSTLRAPHSCHLLYMENMNSIASLVMAVVVNEGEVDDDAEPGQQQQKRKRLWGLVVCHHESPRFVPFPLRYACEFLMQVFAIHVNKELELENQVREKNILRTQTLLCDMLLREAAPLSIVSQTPNIMDLVSCDGAALLYQNRIWRLGVTPTESQIRDIAYWLSEHHMDSTGLSTDSLHDAGYPGAQALGDIVCGMAAARITSKDILFWFRSHTAAEIRWGGARHDPSDEDDGRRMHPRSSFKAFLEVVKMRSLPWNDYEMDAIHSLQLILRGTLNDTKSGSGNATLDSQLNDLKLEGMVELQAVTNEMVRLIETATVPILAVDVNGLINGWNLKIAQLTGLSVDQAIGRDLLTLVEDCSTDAVKKMLYLALQGKEEQNVQFQMKTHGPRSEDGPVILVVNACASRDINDQVVGVCFVAQDMTGHKMVMDKFTRIEGDYKAIVQNPSPLIPPIFGADEFGWCSEWNAAMIKLSGWQRDEVIDKMLLGEVFGSHMACCRLKNQNAFVNLSVVINNAMTGQETEKTPFSFINRDGKHVECLLSVSKKVDTEDMVTGVFCFLHVASHELQQLLQMQQLSEQTAMKRLKALAYIRHEIRNPLSGIMYSRKTLEGTDLDEEQRQLLSTGAKCHNQLNRILDDLDLENIMDSCLDLEMAEFALHDMVVSAVSQVMIPSQGKGIRIIYDLSEGFMTEGVYGDNLRLQQILADFLLVSVKFSPSGGHVEITASLIKDRLGESLHLIHLELRIIHTGGGVPEELLSQMFGKDDDPSEEGLSLLVCRKLLRLMNGDVRYLREATKSAFIISVELASAPKPKA; this is encoded by the exons ATGTCTTCGTCCAGGCCTGCACAGTCTTCCACCAGTTCTGGCAGAAGTAGACATAGTGCGAGGATAATAGCCCAGACCACTGTGGATGCGAAGCTTGACGCAGAGTTCGAAGAACATGGTTATTCTTTTGATTACTCACAGTCGGTTCGTGCGCACCAAGCATCAGCTCCCGAACTTCAGAGATCCGAGAAAGTTACGGCTTACCTGCAGCATATCCAGAAAGGAAAGCTGATTCAACCATTCGGATGCTTGTTAGCTCTTGATGAGAAGACCTTTAAGGTCATTGCCTACAGCGAGAATGCTCCGGAGATTCTCACCATGGTTAGCCATGCAGTGCCGAGTGTCGGCGACCACCCGACCCTCGGCGTCGGCACCGATGTGAGGACCCTCTTCACGACCCCCAGCACTGCGGCACTGCAGAAGGCGCTAGGCTTTGCTGAGGTTTCTCTGCTGAATCCGATTCTAGTCCACTGCAAAACCTCTGGTAAGCCCTTCTATGCTATCGTGCACAGGGTCACCGCTTGTTTGATCGTAGATTTCGAACCGGTGAAGCCTACCGAAGTGCCTATGACTGCTGCTGGGGCTCTCCAATCATACAAGCTGGCTGCCAAGGCTATATCGAAACTTCAATCGCTGCCTGGCGGGAGCATGGAGAAGCTATGCAACACTGTTGTAGAAGAGGTCTTTGAGCTTACAGGGTATGACAGGGTCATGGCTTACAAGTTCCATGAGGACGATCATGGTGAAGTCTTCGCAGAGATCACAAAGCCAGGCCTCGAACCTTATCTGGGGTTGCATTATCCAGCTACGGACATTCCTCAAGCTGCCAGATTTCTTTTTATGAAGAGCAAGGTACGAATGATATGCGACTGCCGGGCAAAGCCAGTGAAGGTGCACCAAGATGAGAAGCTCCCCTTTGATATTACCTTCTGCGGTTCCACCCTTAGAGCTCCGCACAGTTGCCACTTGCTGTATATGGAGAACATGAATTCCATCGCTTCACTGGTTATGGCTGTGGTGGTGAATGAAGGCGAAGTGGATGATGATGCGGAGCCGGGACAGCAGCAGCAGAAGAGGAAGAGGCTTTGGGGGCTTGTGGTCTGCCATCATGAGAGCCCGAGGTTTGTCCCTTTCCCCTTAAGATATGCCTGTGAGTTTCTGATGCAAGTGTTTGCCATCCATGTCAACAAGGAGCTTGAGTTAGAGAATCAGGTGCGTGAGAAGAACATCTTGCGAACCCAGACACTGTTGTGTGATATGCTGCTTCGAGAAGCTGCTCCTCTGAGCATTGTATCTCAGACTCCCAATATCATGGACCTAGTTAGTTGCGATGGTGCTGCCCTTCTGTACCAGAATAGGATTTGGCGACTTGGAGTGACTCCAACTGAATCCCAGATACGTGACATCGCCTACTGGCTCTCAGAGCATCACATGGATTCTACTGGCTTAAGTACCGATAGCCTACATGATGCTGGATACCCGGGTGCTCAAGCTCTTGGTGACATAGTTTGTGGAATGGCTGCTGCTAGGATAACTTCCAAGGACATCCTTTTCTGGTTCAGGTCACATACTGCTGCTGAAATTAGATGGGGAGGTGCAAGGCATGACCCTTCTGATGAGGATGATGGCAGGCGAATGCACCCAAGGTCCTCCTTCAAAGCTTTCCTTGAAGTCGTCAAGATGAGAAGTTTGCCATGGAATGACTATGAGATGGATGCAATTCACTCACTGCAGCTAATACTTAGAGGAACTTTAAATGATACTAAAAGTGGGAGTGGAAATGCCACACTGGACTCCCAGCTCAATGACCTTAAACTTGAAGGGATGGTGGAGCTGCAAGCAGTCACAAATGAAATGGTCCGTCTGATTGAGACAGCTACTGTGCCAATCTTAGCGGTGGATGTCAACGGGCTCATAAATGGGTGGAATCTCAAAATTGCTCAATTGACTGGTCTATCAGTCGACCAAGCCATAGGCAGAGATTTGCTTACCCTTGTCGAAGACTGCTCTACTGATGCTGTCAAGAAGATGCTTTACTTGGCATTGCAGG GAAAAGAAGAGCAAAATGTGCAATTTCAAATGAAGACTCATGGCCCTCGTAGTGAGGATGGTCCTGTCATCTTAGTCGTGAATGCTTGTGCCAGCCGTGACATCAATGATCAGGTTGTTGGGGTGTGTTTTGTGGCACAAGATATGACTGGCCACAAAATGGTGATGGACAAGTTTACCCGGATTGAAGGAGATTACAAAGCCATAGTCCAGAACCCCAGCCCACTGATCCCTCCTATATTTGGTGCAGATGAATTTGGCTGGTGTTCTGAGTGGAATGCAGCCATGATCAAGTTGTCTGGATGGCAGAGAGATGAAGTGATAGATAAGATGCTCTTGGGCGAAGTCTTTGGAAGTCACATGGCCTGCTGTCGTCTGAAGAACCAAAATGCATTTGTAAATCTCAGCGTTGTAATCAATAATGCAATGACAGGTCAGGAAACTGAGAAGACTCCGTTTAGTTTTATCAACCGTGACGGTAAGCATGTGGAGTGCCTATTATCAGTGAGCAAGAAGGTGGACACAGAGGATATGGTCACTGGAGTCTTCTGCTTCCTTCATGTTGCCAGTCATGAGCTGCAACAGTTGCTCCAAATGCAGCAACTGTCAGAGCAAACAGCAATGAAGCGATTGAAGGCGTTGGCATATATAAGGCATGAGATTAGAAATCCTCTTTCAGGTATTATGTATTCTAGGAAAACACTTGAAGGCACCGATTTGGATGAAGAACAGAGACAACTTCTTAGTACTGGGGCAAAGTGTCACAATCAGCTTAATAGGATTCTTGATGACTTGGACCTAGAGAACATCATGGACAG TTGCCTGGATTTGGAAATGGCTGAGTTTGCACTGCATGATATGGTGGTTAGTGCTGTAAGTCAAGTCATGATTCCCAGCCAGGGGAAGGGAATTAGAATAATCTATGATTTATCCGAAGGATTCATGACGGAAGGAGTTTATGGTGACAATCTTAGGCTTCAGCAAATTCTTGCTGACTTCTTGCTTGTATCTGTGAAGTTCTCTCCTAGTGGAGGCCATGTTGAAATTACTGCTAGTCTGATAAAAGATCGGTTGGGAGAAAGTCTCCATCTCATACATCTTGAGCTAAG
- the LOC105040131 gene encoding microtubule-associated protein 70-1 yields MGDSEGLCGSEMEFSRPAVAARKKCSKRSSLDEEDFLTLLHGSDPVKIELNRLQNEMKEKNRELAEAHGETKGLKLTERAKDKALAEVTEELEKIMEKLQASEANLENKNLEIKRITDEKKAALAAQFAAEATLRRVHAAQRDEDLPPLEDILFPIEAEIKLLRQELSKLQDDNRALERLTKSKEAALLDAEREVQLAKIKAALVDDLQNKNQELMKQNDICQEEYKILDKMHRQKVAEVEKLSQTVHELEEALLSGAAAANAVRDYQRQVNELKGEKRTLERTLSRAMVTENRIAVGMANEWKGDNDKVIPVKQWLEERRILMAEMQQLRDKLSIAERTAKAEVQLKERLQLRLKVVEDGLKSSLRSGICYETRSSPIGLSRSRSVNGAEVSSNTLSSGFSMRKSSAPIGRLSTMCGPSNTMLKYAKGVSKSFDGGRSSDEYSCRSKSFGDPCCNNSLGEEIEQLSVSNTATDAEKELISGKQSDPLETVGDDTVSGVFYDILQKEVISLRKACHEKDQCLKDKDNSIEMLSRKIDTLTKAMEVETKKLRREKAAIEKVVASIRAEKEHELKARRLKGIINNIHN; encoded by the exons atgggggaTTCCGAGGGGCTGTGCGGATCTGAGATGGAATTCTCTCGGCCGGCGGTGGCTGCGAGAAAGAAGTGTTCGAAAAGATCGAGTCTTGATGAAGAGGATTTCCTTACTCTGTTGCATGGCTCCGATCCGGTCAAGATTGAGCTCAATCGCCTCCAGAATGAAATGAAAG AAAAGAACCGCGAGCTAGCTGAAGCTCATGGTGAGACAAAGGGCCTAAAGTTGACAGAACGAGCAAAGGATAAAGCTCTAGCAGAG GTTACCGAGGAGCTTGAAAAGATAATGGAGAAACTCCAGGCATCAGAAGCTAATCTTGAAAAcaag AACCTAGAAATAAAGAGAATTACCGATGAAAAGAAAGCAGCATTGGCAGCACAATTTGCAGCTGAAGCTACTCTTCGGCGTGTTCATGCTGCTCAAAGGGATGAAGACCTACCTCCTTTAGAAGATATACTTTTCCCAATTGAAGCAGAGATTAAACTTCTGAGGCAAGAG CTCTCAAAGCTTCAGGATGATAACAGAGCCTTAGAGAGACTAACAAAATCCAAGGAAGCTGCTTTGTTGGATGCAGAAAGAGAGGTCCAATTGGCAAAGATCAAAGCTGCTCTTGTTGATGACTTGCAGAACAAGAACCAGGAACTTATGAAACAAAATGATATATGTCAG GAAGAGTACAAAATATTAGATAAAATGCATCGTCAAAAGGTTGCCGAGGTTGAGAAGCTGAGCCAGACTGTTCATGAACTTGAGGAGGCTCTCCTTTCAGGGGCTGCTGCTGCAAATGCTGTACGTGATTATCAGCGTCAAGTTAATGAGCTGAAG GGGGAGAAAAGAACTCTTGAGAGAACATTGTCTCGTGCGATGGTTACAGAAAATCGCATTGCAGTTGGAATGGCAAATGAATGGAAAGGTGACAATGACAAAGTTATTCCTGTAAAGCAATGGCTTGAAGAACGGCGTATTCTTATG GCAGAAATGCAGCAGCTTCGTGATAAGCTTTCAATAGCAGAACGTACTGCCAAAGCAGAGGTCCAACTTAAA gaAAGGTTGCAACTACGCTTGAAGGTTGTGGAGGATGGACTTAAATCATCACTCCGCTCTGGCATTTGTTATGAAACTCGAAGCAGTCCTATTGGATTGTCTCGAAGTCGTTCAGTAAATGGGGCTGAAGTTTCTTCAAATACTCTATCAAGCGGGTTTTCCATGAGGAAATCATCTGCTCCTATTGGAAGATTGTCTACAATGTGTGGCCCATCCAATACAATGCTAAAATATGCAAAGGGTGTATCTAAGTCTTTCGATGGAGGAAGGTCATCAGATGAATATAGTTGTAGATCGAAGTCATTTGGAGATCCATGCTGTAATAATTCTCTGGGAGAAGAGATTGAACAATTATCAGTTAGTAACACAGCAACTGATGCAGAGAAGGAGCTTATCAGTGGCAAACAATCAGATCCTTTAGAAACTGTTGGTGATGATACTGTTTCAGGTGTCTTTTACGATATTCTGCAAAAGGAGGTGATTTCTTTAAGAAAAGCATGCCATGAGAAGGATCAGTGCTTAAAAGACAAGGATAATTCAATTGAG ATGCTCTCAAGGAAAATTGACACTCTAACCAAAGCAATGGAAGTAGAGACAAAGAAGTTGCGTAGAGAAAAAGCTGCTATTGAGAAAGTAGTAGCATCCATTCGGGCTGAAAAGGAGCATGAACTGAAAGCTAGGCGCTTGAAGGGAATAATCAATAATATCCACAATTAA